From the genome of Halobacterium sp. R2-5:
CTCGAAGTCGCTGAAGTCGAAGTACTTGTTCACGCAGTCGTGGCGCACGCGGTCCGTCGCGGTTTCGAGGCCGACCGCGACGTCCGTCTCCAGGCCGACCTCGGTGAAGTCCTCGATCTTCGCCCGCTCGACGAAGTCCGGCAGGCTCTCGACGACGATGCGCTCGCGGTCCGCGAACGCCTCCGCGATGGCCTGCCGGGTCTCTGCGGGCACCTCGCGCTCGTCGAGGAACGACCCGCTCGTGTAGATCTTCACGAGGCCGCTGGCCTCGTCGGCCTCCGCCTCCTCGTGTTCGAGGCAGGCGTCGATTTGCGCCATCAGGTCCTCGTGGGCGACCGTCCCGCCCTCCACGGACTCGGCGACGTACCCGCACATCGTACAGCCGCCCGCACGCGCCCACCGGCAGCCGCCGGTGTTGAGGATGATGGTGAGGCTCTGGTAGACGCCGTCCGGCGTGTTGTCCTCGTCCAGCCAGACCCGGGTCGGCTCGTCGGGCGCGTAGTCCTTGCTCCCCTTCTCCGCGCGCAGCTCCCGCATCACCTGGTTGTGGGCGTCCATCCCACGCCCCCGCTCGTAGACCTCCGCGCTCGGCTCGCTCATTGGGTAGTTGGAGTCGACGCGGGCGTAAAGCGGCTTCGTCTAGGCGTCGCGCTCGCAGGAATAGCACCGGGCTGGCGCCGATTCGCGGATCTCCGGGACGCCCTCAGAAGCCGAGGCGGCGCCGCCACGCCAGCAGCCGGGCGAACCCGGTCGCCCGCTGCTCCTCCTCGTCTTCGTCCTCGTCGGGCGTCGAGACGCTGATTCGCGAGCTGTGGCCGACAGTGGCGTCGATGGTCGTTGCGTGCTTCAGCATCTGTCTCCACGTCGGGGATTCGCGCTGATGTACTTCCCGGTGGCGGCCACGACGGACGCGGAACGAACCGCCGATAGCGTGGCGCGTCGAGAAGCGGCTGTCAGCTCGCGGTCCGCCACCGGACGGCCGCTCCCGCCGTCGCGCCTAGTAGATTGGCGAGCGCGTCGAGGAGACTGGCGGTCCGCCCGACTGTCGGCTGGACGAGTTCGACGGCCGCGCCGAACAGCGCGACGGCGAGCACGACTGCGGCGAGCGCTCGGAGCGCTCGCGCGCGTCTCGCGGCGGCGACGGCGAACGCGATAGTCGCGTAGCCGGCAGCGTGCAGGAGCTTGTCCGCGCCCGCGGGCAGCCCGCCGGCTGTCGAACCCGGGGCGAGCGATCCCGCGAGGACTGCGACGATTGCGGCGACCGCGACGACGCGCCAGCGCTGCGGGGTCACTCCTCGAACGCGGCGAGCGCGTCGGCGAGCGGGGGCGCGTCGAACCATTCGTCGCCCGTGTAGCGGTTCGCGCCGGCGGCGTACATGTCCGCCGTCGCCTGCACGATTTCCGCGGGGAGCGAGTCCGGCGACGCCTCGCAGAGGGACTTCCAGTCCGCGACGCCGCGGTCGTCGGCCTCCTGCTTGGCGTCGCCGACGGCCTCGACCCACTCGGGGTCGGTGCGTTTGTAGAACTGCCGCACGACTTCCTTGGAGACCTCGCGGCCGTCGTACGCGAAGCGGTTCTCGTCGAACGTCCCGACGACGTCCGCGACGCGCACCTCGCCGTCGACGTACAGGCACTCGATTTTGCCGTCCTCGTGCGTGAACCCGGCGTCCGCGGCGCGCTCGGTGACGACCTCGTTCACGCGGCGCGCGACGGCTTCCAGTTCCTCGATGCCCGCCTCGCCGGCGACCTCGTCGGCCTCCTCGCGGGAGAGGTAGCGGTCCCGCTCCTCGTACTTCGTGGAGAACTCCACCACGGGCTCGGGGAGGTCGACGGGCTCGTCGGGCCACTCGCCGAAGTCGAGGTCGAAGGCCGCGGGGTCGCGGCGCTTCCGCAGGCTCGACCCGACCGGGACGCTGTTCCGGAAGACGACTTCCAGCGGCACGAGGTAGTTCCCGTCCGCGTCGGCGTGGTAGGCGTCGTAGTCGTAGCCGCCGTGCGTGCCCGCGTCCTCGCCCACGAACGGGAGGTCGGGGACCTGCGTGAGCGCGATCGCCATCTCCGTCGGCGGCTCGTCGGCGTCAGCGAGCGCGACCGTCTCGCCCTCACTATCCCGAACACCGAGGTAGTGCGTCGGGACGCCCTCGGTTTCGAGGAGTTCGAAGTTGAACGCGCCCATCGTGCAGAGGCTCGCGCCCTTCCCCGGAATCAGGTCGGGCATCTCCCCCCAGTCGAAGACCGAGTAGCGGTCGCTGAACGCGAACACACCCCGGCCGAGCGACTCCCCGGTCGGCTCGGCCTCGACCCGGAAGTCCTTGACGCTCGTCATGGCTGTACGCGCGGCGCCGACCACAATGAATCTTTCACTCTCGTGCCCACAACCCCTACTCTTCGAGTGGAGATGTACACGTTCGCGTATTTCGAAGGTGGCCGCTGTGCCAGCCTTTTTGCTGGTGGCGGTGGTGGCTGACAGTATGACCGACGCCGCCAGTGAGTTCGACTACGACGTGGTCCCCGTCACCGACCAGTCGTTCGAGAACGCGCTGGCGAACGCCCGCGACGGCCGCCGGCTCTCCGTCGCGGACGGCATCGAGCTCATCACCACCGGCACAGACACGGAAGGAATCGACCCGCGGCGAAAGGAACTCGTCCTCGAGGCCGCCGACCGCCGCCGCGCCGAGGTCGTCGGCGACGAGGTGACCTTCGTCGCGAACGTCAACAACAACGTCACCACGGCCTGCAACACCGGCTGTCTGTTCTGCAACTTCAAGGACACCGCGCACAACTTCGAAGTCGACGCGCCCGACGACCACGCCGGCTTCACGAAGACGCCCGAGGAGTCCCACGACGTCGTGAAGGATGCCGTCGAGCGCGGCGTCTACGAGGTCACCTCCGTCTCGGGCCTCCACCCCGCGTTCGGCCTGAACGGCGAGCACCGCGAGGCCCTCGACCCCGAGAACCCCGAGCACAACTACAAGCCGCCCGAGCGGTACACCACCGACCCGCACACGTACGTCGAACAGATCGCGGCGATGAGCGACGCCGGCGCGCACGTCCACTCGATGACCCCCGAGGAAGCCCACCACGCCCAGCGCGGCGTCGACTGGGGGTACCGCGAGGTGTACGAGACGCTCGCGGACGCCGGCCTCGACACCGTCCCGGGGACGGCCGCCGAAATCCTCGTCGACGAAGTCCGCGAGGTCATCTGCCCCGGGAAGATCGACACCGGCGAGTGGGTCGCCGCGATGGAGGCCGCCGCCGACGCCGGCCTCCCGATGACCTCGACGATGATGTACGGCCACGTCGAAAACGCTGCCCACCGCGTCCGCCACCTCGACGTGATTCGGGACCTCCAGGACCGCACCGACAACATCACCGAGTTCGTCCCCCTATCCTTCGTTCACCAGGAGACGCCGCTGTATGACCGCGGCGTCGTCGAGACGGGCGCCAGCGACGCCGAGGACGAACTCCTCGTCGCGGTCGCGCGGCTCTACCTCGACAACGTCGAGCACATCCAGTCGTCGTGGGTGAAGTTCGGGAACGCGAAGGGGCTCAAGCTCCTGAACTGCGGCGCCGACGACTTCATGGGCACCATCCTCAGCGAGGAGATCACGAAGCGCGCGGGCGGCGGGCACGGCGAGTTCCGCTCGGTCGCCGACTACGCGGACATGATTTCGGCTATCGGTCGCACGCCGGTCGAGCGCTCGACGGACTACGCGCAGCGCCGCGTCGTCGACCCGGACGCCGACTCCCCGGGACCGCGCCTCGGCCCGCAGGCCGACGGCACGCCGCTGCTTCCCGACGCCGACGGCGACGGTACGCGCGGCGCCGCGAGCGCCGACGACTGATGGCAGGAGGTACCCGACCGTGATGGCGACCACCCACGCCGCGATGGGCGTGCTGCTCGCGACGCCGCTGCTGTGGGTCGCGCCCGAGTACGCGGTGCCCGCCGCGCTCGGCGCGCTCGCCGGCGGCGTGTTCCCGGACCTCGACCTGGGCGTGCTCGAACACCGCAAGACCCTGCACTACCCCGAGCACTACTGGCCGCTCGCCGCCGCCGCGTTCGGCGCCGCCGTAGCCGCCACGGCGCCGCTCACCGTCGCTGCCGCGTTCTTCTTCCTGTCGGCGGCCGTCCACTCCGTCACCGACGCGCTCGGCGGCGGCCTCGGTAAGCGGCCGTGGATCGAAGACGACCACCGCGGCGTCTACTCGCACTGCCGCGACCGGTGGGTCCGCCCGCGGCGCTGGATCCGCTACGACGGCGCGCCCGAGGACCTCGCGGCAGCCGCCGTGCTCTCCGCCCCGGGGCTGGCGCTGTACGGCGGGCTCGTGCGCCGGCTCACGCTCGCGATGCTCGCGGTGTCGGTCGTCTACACGCTCGCCAGAAAGCGGCTCCCCGACCTCGACCCGACCTGACTACGGCCGCGGCGCCGTACCGTCGAGCACCGACTGGAACCGCTCGCCGTCCGCGACGGCGCGTCCGACGCGCTCGGAGACCCACTCGTTCTCGTCGCCGTCGTCCGGGAGGAAGCGCTCGTAGACCGGGAGGCGCTCGCGCAGCGGGACGCCGCCGTGCTCGGCGATGTCTTCGAGTTCGCGGAGCGCCGGCCACGCGTAGTCGGGGTTGATGTGGTCTCTCGTCACCGGGGAGACGCCGCCGAGGTCCTCGACGCCGCAGTCGAGGAGTGCGCGGGCGTCCACGAGGTTCGGCGGCACCTGCACGGCGATGTCGTCGGGGAGGACGGCCCGCGCCATCGCTACCACCCGCCGCATCGTCTCTCTGTCGGGTGGTTCCTCCGTCCAGCGCTCGTTCGGGCTGACGGGCTGGACGATGACCTCCTGGACGTGGCCGTGGCGCTCGTGGAGGTCCCGAATCGCGAGCAGGCTGTCCGCGCGGTCGGCCCACCCCTCGCCGATGCCGACGAGGACGCCAGTGGTGAACGGCACGCCGAGTTCGCCCGCCACGTCGATGGTGTGCAGGCGCTGTCCGGGGTTCTTCGCGCGCGGGCCGCCGTGGGCCCGCACGTCAGCTGTCGTCTCCAGCATCACGCCCATCGAGGCGTTCACGTCCGCGACGCGGCCCAGCTGCTCGCGGGTCTGGTCGCCCGGGTTCGCGTGCGGCAGCAGCCCCTCCTCTAAGGCGATCTCGCAGGCGCGCCGGAGGTAGTCGTGGATGGAGTCGAACCCCCACTCCGCGAGCTGGTCGTGGACCGCG
Proteins encoded in this window:
- a CDS encoding archaeosine biosynthesis radical SAM protein RaSEA — its product is MSEPSAEVYERGRGMDAHNQVMRELRAEKGSKDYAPDEPTRVWLDEDNTPDGVYQSLTIILNTGGCRWARAGGCTMCGYVAESVEGGTVAHEDLMAQIDACLEHEEAEADEASGLVKIYTSGSFLDEREVPAETRQAIAEAFADRERIVVESLPDFVERAKIEDFTEVGLETDVAVGLETATDRVRHDCVNKYFDFSDFEAACEEARQADAGVKAYLLMKPPFLSESEAVEDMKQSVRECAEVDGCHTVSMNPTNVQRYTMVDQLHFRGGYRPPWLWSVAEVLESTADADAIVVSDPVGHGSDRGPHNCGECDDLVQEAIKDFDLRQDPSVFSEVSCECEATWDAVIERETSYNLPLAE
- a CDS encoding VanZ family protein, which codes for MTPQRWRVVAVAAIVAVLAGSLAPGSTAGGLPAGADKLLHAAGYATIAFAVAAARRARALRALAAVVLAVALFGAAVELVQPTVGRTASLLDALANLLGATAGAAVRWRTAS
- a CDS encoding phosphoribosylaminoimidazolesuccinocarboxamide synthase, with protein sequence MTSVKDFRVEAEPTGESLGRGVFAFSDRYSVFDWGEMPDLIPGKGASLCTMGAFNFELLETEGVPTHYLGVRDSEGETVALADADEPPTEMAIALTQVPDLPFVGEDAGTHGGYDYDAYHADADGNYLVPLEVVFRNSVPVGSSLRKRRDPAAFDLDFGEWPDEPVDLPEPVVEFSTKYEERDRYLSREEADEVAGEAGIEELEAVARRVNEVVTERAADAGFTHEDGKIECLYVDGEVRVADVVGTFDENRFAYDGREVSKEVVRQFYKRTDPEWVEAVGDAKQEADDRGVADWKSLCEASPDSLPAEIVQATADMYAAGANRYTGDEWFDAPPLADALAAFEE
- the cofH gene encoding 7,8-didemethyl-8-hydroxy-5-deazariboflavin synthase subunit CofH, with translation MTDAASEFDYDVVPVTDQSFENALANARDGRRLSVADGIELITTGTDTEGIDPRRKELVLEAADRRRAEVVGDEVTFVANVNNNVTTACNTGCLFCNFKDTAHNFEVDAPDDHAGFTKTPEESHDVVKDAVERGVYEVTSVSGLHPAFGLNGEHREALDPENPEHNYKPPERYTTDPHTYVEQIAAMSDAGAHVHSMTPEEAHHAQRGVDWGYREVYETLADAGLDTVPGTAAEILVDEVREVICPGKIDTGEWVAAMEAAADAGLPMTSTMMYGHVENAAHRVRHLDVIRDLQDRTDNITEFVPLSFVHQETPLYDRGVVETGASDAEDELLVAVARLYLDNVEHIQSSWVKFGNAKGLKLLNCGADDFMGTILSEEITKRAGGGHGEFRSVADYADMISAIGRTPVERSTDYAQRRVVDPDADSPGPRLGPQADGTPLLPDADGDGTRGAASADD
- a CDS encoding metal-dependent hydrolase, with amino-acid sequence MMATTHAAMGVLLATPLLWVAPEYAVPAALGALAGGVFPDLDLGVLEHRKTLHYPEHYWPLAAAAFGAAVAATAPLTVAAAFFFLSAAVHSVTDALGGGLGKRPWIEDDHRGVYSHCRDRWVRPRRWIRYDGAPEDLAAAAVLSAPGLALYGGLVRRLTLAMLAVSVVYTLARKRLPDLDPT
- the cofG gene encoding 7,8-didemethyl-8-hydroxy-5-deazariboflavin synthase subunit CofG — its product is MSSIPGVEEYGVDVEIRDADREAALAVHPEDVDPAEELTFARNVFVPLTTACRYTCTYCTYYDPPGEAELLSPEAVRETCRRGADAGCTEALFTFGDDPDDRYTAVHDQLAEWGFDSIHDYLRRACEIALEEGLLPHANPGDQTREQLGRVADVNASMGVMLETTADVRAHGGPRAKNPGQRLHTIDVAGELGVPFTTGVLVGIGEGWADRADSLLAIRDLHERHGHVQEVIVQPVSPNERWTEEPPDRETMRRVVAMARAVLPDDIAVQVPPNLVDARALLDCGVEDLGGVSPVTRDHINPDYAWPALRELEDIAEHGGVPLRERLPVYERFLPDDGDENEWVSERVGRAVADGERFQSVLDGTAPRP